TCGGCCCAGACGTGTCGACCCAGCCGGGCGGCGGCGGTCGCGCAGTCGAGGACGGCGGAGAACTGTGGCCGCCCCACCCCGGTCATCATCCGAGTGGTGCACATCGCCCCGGGCCCGACACCGACCTTGACGATGTCCGCACCGGCTTCGACCAGATCCCGTACGCCCTCGGCGGTCACCACGTTCCCGGCGGCCACCGGTACGGGCGGGTCGAGTGCCCGTACCGCGCGCAGTGCCCTGATCATCCGCTCCTGGTGGCCGTGCGCGGTGTCCACCACCAGGGTGTCCACCCCGGCGTCGAAGAGCGCGGCGGCCTTCCGGGCGACATCGCCGTTGATCCCGATCGCGGCGGCGATCCGGAGCCGGCCCTTGTCGTCCAGCGCCGGCCGGTAGAGGGTTGCCCGCAGCGCTCCCTGTCGGGTCAGCACCCCGACCAGCCGCCCCTCGGCGTCGACCACCGGGGCGAGCCGGCGACGGCCCCGGGAGAGCCGGTCGAATCCGGTCCGGGGATCCGCCTCGGCGGGCACCGTGTGCAGTTCGGTGGACATCACATGGCGCAACTGCGCGAACCGGTCCACCCCGACCGTGTCCGCCTCGGTCACCACGCCGACCGGCCGTCCTCCGGCGTCGACGACGATCACCGCCCCGTGGGCCCGCTTCGGCAGCAGATGGATCGCGTCGCCGACGGTGTCGGCGGGACCGAGCGTGATCGCGGTGTCGTGTACCAGGTGCCGTTGCTTGACCCAGGAGACGACCTCGGTGACCACGTCGATCGGGATGTCCTGCGGCAGTACGGTGAGCGCACCTCGCCGGGCCACCGTTTCGGCCATCCGACGGCCCGCCACGGCGGTCATGTTGGAGACCACGATCGGAATCGTGGTGCCGGTGCCGTCGCTGCTGGAAAGGTCGACGTCGAGCCGGGACTCCACGGCCGACCGGGCCGGGGCCAGGAAGACGTCGTTGTAGGTCAGGTCCTGTGCGGGTGTCGCGCCGGTGATGAACTGCACCTGGCCATCATGCCCGACGAAGATCCGCCCGGCCGGCAGTCGCGCGCCCGGGACCCCGACCAGCCGAGGCCGGACCGGGCGGGCGCCGGTCATCCGAACCGGTCGGGTCAGTTGATGACGCAGATGACGGCGCCGGCCGTGAGCACCCCGCCGACCTCGGCGGAGAGGCCGCTCACCACCCCGGCCTTGTGCGCCTGCAACGGCTGCTCCATCTTCATCGCCTCCATCACCACGACCAGGTCACCCTCGGCGACGGTGTCCCCGTCGGAGACCGCGATCTTGACGATCGTGCCCTGCATCGGCGAGGTCAGCGCGTCGCCACCGGCCCCGCCCGCCCCGGCTGCCGCGCCGGCCCGGGAGCCACGTCGGGCCGGGCGCCGGGCGCCGGCCGTACCCGGAGCGCCGCTGGCCGTACCCGCGCCGTAGCCGGCCGGAAGGCTGACCTCCAGCCGCTTGCCGGCCACCTCGACCACGACGGTCTCCCGCTCGCCGCCGGTCTCCGCCTCGGAGCCGGCGGGCACGGTGTACGGCGGGACCGTGTTGTCGAACTCGGTCTCGATCCACCGGGTGTGCACGGTGAACGGGTCGCTCGTGAACGCCGGGTCCCGGACGACCAGGCGGTGGAACGGCAGCGCGGTGGCCATCCCGTCGACCACCATCTCGTCGAGGGCCCGCCGGGCGCGCTCCAGCGCTTCGGTACGGGTCTCCCCAGAGATGATCACCTTGGCGAGCAGGGAGTCGAAGTTGCCGCCGATCACATCGCCTGCGGAGATCCCGGTGTCCACCCGTACCCCGGGCCCGGTCGGAAGCCGCAGTGCGGTCACCGTGCCGGGCGCCGGCAGGAAGTTCCGGCCCGGGTCCTCGCCGTTGATCCGGAACTCGATCGAGTGTCCGCGTGGCGCCGGATCGGCGTCGAGCCGGAGCTTCTCCCCGGCCGCGATCCGGAACTGCTCGCGGACCAGGTCGATGCCGGCGGTCTCCTCGGTGACCGGGTGCTCGACCTGGAGCCGGGTGTTGACCTCCAGGAACGAGATCGTGCCATCGGCACCGACCAGGTACTCGACCGTGCCGGCGCCGTGGTAGTCGGCCTCCCGGCAGATCGCCTTGGCGCTGGCGTGGATCTGTGCCCGCTGCGCCTCCGTCAGGAACGGCGCCGGAGCCTCCTCGACGAGCTTCTGGTGCCGGCGTTGCAGCGAGCAGTCCCGGGTGCCGACGACCACGACATTGCCGTGCTGGTCGGCCAGGACCTGCGCCTCGACGTGCCGGGGCCGGTCGAGGTACCGCTCGACGAAGCACTCGCCCCGGCCGAAGGCGGCGAGCGCCTCGCGGGTGGCGGACTCGAAGAGTGCGGGAATCTCCTCCATCGTCCGGGCCACCTTGAGGCCACGGCCGCCGCCACCGAAGGCGGCCTTGATCGCGACCGGCAGCCCGTGGTCGACGGCGAACGCCAGCACCTCGTCCGGACCGTTCACCGGATCGGGCGTGCCGGGGACCAGGGGCGCACCGGCGCGCTGCGCGATGTGCCGGGCGGTGACCTTGTCACCCAGGTCGCGGATCGCCTGCGGGCTCGGCCCGATCCAGGTCAACCTCGCGTCGATCACGGCCGCCGCGAAATCCGCGTTCTCGGAGAGAAACCCGTAACCCGGATGTACGCCGTCCGCCCCGGCCCGGGCGGCCACGTCGAGCAGCTTGTCGATCCGCAGGTACGTCTCGGTCGCGGTCTCCCCGCCGAGCGCGTACGCCTCGTCGGCGAGGGTCACGTGCAGCGCGTCGCGGTCGGAGTCGGCGTACACGGCGACGCTGGCCAGTCCGGCGTCCCGGCAGGCGCGGACGACCCGGACGGCGATCTCGCCCCGGTTGGCGATCAGTACCTTGCGCACGCGGCTGCTCCTCCTCAGGTTGTCCCGCCGGCGATGGGCGCCGGTACGGCTGTCGGAACCGGCCGGCGTGGTCACCGGGGCCCGAGACACCCACTGCCCGCCTC
The nucleotide sequence above comes from Plantactinospora soyae. Encoded proteins:
- a CDS encoding GuaB1 family IMP dehydrogenase-related protein, producing the protein MQFITGATPAQDLTYNDVFLAPARSAVESRLDVDLSSSDGTGTTIPIVVSNMTAVAGRRMAETVARRGALTVLPQDIPIDVVTEVVSWVKQRHLVHDTAITLGPADTVGDAIHLLPKRAHGAVIVVDAGGRPVGVVTEADTVGVDRFAQLRHVMSTELHTVPAEADPRTGFDRLSRGRRRLAPVVDAEGRLVGVLTRQGALRATLYRPALDDKGRLRIAAAIGINGDVARKAAALFDAGVDTLVVDTAHGHQERMIRALRAVRALDPPVPVAAGNVVTAEGVRDLVEAGADIVKVGVGPGAMCTTRMMTGVGRPQFSAVLDCATAAARLGRHVWADGGVRHPRDVALALAAGASNVMIGTWFAGTYESPGDLYTDADGRRYKESFGMASARAVSARTAEDSPYDQARKAVFEEGISSARMYLDGTRPGVEDLIDEIVAGVRSACTYAGAADLAEFHANAVVGVQSAAGYTEGMPLPTSW
- a CDS encoding ATP-binding protein, giving the protein MRKVLIANRGEIAVRVVRACRDAGLASVAVYADSDRDALHVTLADEAYALGGETATETYLRIDKLLDVAARAGADGVHPGYGFLSENADFAAAVIDARLTWIGPSPQAIRDLGDKVTARHIAQRAGAPLVPGTPDPVNGPDEVLAFAVDHGLPVAIKAAFGGGGRGLKVARTMEEIPALFESATREALAAFGRGECFVERYLDRPRHVEAQVLADQHGNVVVVGTRDCSLQRRHQKLVEEAPAPFLTEAQRAQIHASAKAICREADYHGAGTVEYLVGADGTISFLEVNTRLQVEHPVTEETAGIDLVREQFRIAAGEKLRLDADPAPRGHSIEFRINGEDPGRNFLPAPGTVTALRLPTGPGVRVDTGISAGDVIGGNFDSLLAKVIISGETRTEALERARRALDEMVVDGMATALPFHRLVVRDPAFTSDPFTVHTRWIETEFDNTVPPYTVPAGSEAETGGERETVVVEVAGKRLEVSLPAGYGAGTASGAPGTAGARRPARRGSRAGAAAGAGGAGGDALTSPMQGTIVKIAVSDGDTVAEGDLVVVMEAMKMEQPLQAHKAGVVSGLSAEVGGVLTAGAVICVIN